In Alkalihalobacterium alkalinitrilicum, a genomic segment contains:
- the yqiS gene encoding phosphate butyryltransferase, producing the protein MLLKKMMSRVADFPKKIVAVAAADDERMMTVVDEAVRLNLASFMLFGNEEKIRQLMEQKRMNFKHVEIISTEHAELSAQEAVKAVFHGKADVLMKGMVPTSVLLKAVLNKDYGLRVGKLFSHVAAFDIPDYDRLLFITDSAMNVAPTLEQKVQIINNSVEVARSVGLELPKVAPVAAVEVVNPDMQSTVDAAVLTQMNRRGQIKNCLVDGPLALDNAISKDAAQYKGIAGEVAGETDIILVPTLEIGNILYKSLVYFGKANVGGFITGAKAPIVLSSRSDSTLNKVYSIAFALTAIRTEKVLVK; encoded by the coding sequence TACTAAAGAAAATGATGTCTAGGGTGGCTGATTTCCCTAAAAAAATAGTTGCAGTTGCTGCTGCGGATGATGAACGAATGATGACAGTTGTAGATGAAGCTGTTCGTTTAAATCTAGCTTCATTTATGTTGTTCGGTAATGAAGAAAAAATTCGTCAATTAATGGAACAAAAACGGATGAATTTTAAACATGTTGAGATCATATCGACAGAGCATGCTGAACTGTCGGCGCAGGAAGCGGTTAAGGCTGTTTTTCATGGGAAAGCTGATGTGTTAATGAAAGGAATGGTACCTACTTCCGTTCTCTTAAAGGCTGTTTTAAATAAAGACTATGGATTAAGAGTAGGTAAATTATTTTCACACGTAGCGGCTTTTGATATTCCTGATTATGATCGGTTGTTATTTATTACGGATTCGGCTATGAATGTTGCTCCAACACTTGAACAAAAAGTGCAAATTATAAATAACTCTGTTGAAGTTGCACGAAGTGTTGGATTGGAGTTACCTAAAGTGGCTCCTGTTGCAGCTGTCGAAGTGGTCAATCCAGATATGCAGTCAACCGTTGATGCAGCAGTTTTAACACAAATGAACCGAAGAGGGCAAATCAAAAATTGCTTAGTAGATGGCCCTCTTGCGTTAGATAATGCGATCTCAAAAGATGCGGCTCAATATAAAGGGATTGCAGGAGAGGTTGCAGGAGAGACGGATATTATACTAGTGCCGACTTTAGAAATAGGGAATATTCTTTATAAATCTTTGGTTTATTTTGGGAAGGCGAATGTCGGAGGATTTATTACAGGCGCTAAAGCACCGATTGTATTATCCTCAAGATCAGATTCAACTTTAAATAAAGTGTACTCAATTGCATTTGCATTAACTGCAATTCGTACTGAAAAAGTTTTAGTCAAATAG